One genomic region from Anaerolineales bacterium encodes:
- a CDS encoding SdrD B-like domain-containing protein translates to MLTRNRRSLFIAIAVVSLILAACDFPGFQTIEEETGDAPTATPTRERQDGSNPRQTPTEEEQLRLPTSTATLEPTDEPPTLTAKVNANCRTGPNVIFDEYGYLLNGQSAPVVGRASDNSWYVAQLPDRSRPCWISASIVSINFDPAMIKIIASPPTPTPVLGSIGGVLWHDICKFTGGEAGEPVVLGQGCVSWGDPDIGEFGPNQVYDAFETGWSGVTLHIGSGACPSTGLATAVTNANGVYSFNGLLAGTYCVSYSALTDGNDVILLPGGPTYPQRGADGFYQTVTITEGENMTNVNFGFAWQFFN, encoded by the coding sequence ATGCTTACTCGCAACCGACGATCGTTGTTCATCGCTATTGCCGTCGTGTCGCTGATTCTGGCGGCTTGTGATTTTCCCGGATTTCAGACGATTGAGGAGGAAACCGGAGATGCGCCGACGGCGACTCCGACGCGCGAAAGACAAGACGGGTCAAACCCGCGCCAGACACCGACCGAAGAAGAGCAGTTACGTTTACCGACTTCCACCGCAACACTCGAACCGACCGACGAACCGCCGACGTTGACGGCCAAGGTCAACGCGAATTGCCGCACCGGCCCGAACGTAATATTCGACGAGTATGGGTATTTGCTCAACGGGCAATCGGCGCCGGTCGTCGGCAGGGCGAGCGACAACAGCTGGTACGTGGCGCAACTACCAGATCGTTCCCGGCCTTGCTGGATATCCGCTTCGATCGTTTCGATCAATTTCGATCCGGCCATGATAAAGATCATTGCCTCACCTCCAACGCCCACCCCCGTGTTGGGTTCGATCGGCGGAGTCCTCTGGCATGATATCTGCAAGTTCACCGGCGGGGAAGCAGGTGAACCCGTCGTGCTGGGACAGGGCTGTGTTTCCTGGGGTGACCCAGACATTGGTGAGTTTGGTCCCAATCAGGTTTACGACGCCTTTGAGACCGGATGGTCCGGTGTCACTTTGCACATCGGCAGTGGCGCCTGCCCATCGACGGGGCTGGCCACCGCAGTTACGAATGCGAACGGGGTTTACAGCTTCAACGGTTTGCTGGCCGGCACATACTGTGTGTCCTACAGTGCATTGACGGATGGCAATGACGTTATTCTCCTCCCCGGTGGACCGACTTACCCGCAGCGTGGGGCGGATGGATTTTATCAAACCGTCACCATTACCGAAGGCGAAAACATGACCAACGTCAACTTCGGATTTGCATGGCAGTTTTTCAATTAA
- the infC gene encoding translation initiation factor IF-3, producing the protein MIRKSSEPLVRRAALMQESEEHNISASEFRINEHIRAREVRLIGPDGKNVGVVSIREALDIAREADLDLVEVAPNAEPPVCRVLNYGKFLYEKSKKDREARKAQTKVEIKEIRLRPKTSPHHRGFKVRNARRWLSEGKKVRVRIRFRGREITYPEIAIEDLKQIAEELSDVSTIEMMPDMEGRTMLMMLAPLKSK; encoded by the coding sequence ATGATCCGAAAATCCAGTGAGCCGCTCGTGCGCAGGGCGGCTCTGATGCAGGAATCGGAGGAACACAACATCAGCGCATCAGAATTTCGAATTAACGAACACATTCGCGCGCGTGAAGTACGTCTCATCGGTCCCGATGGCAAGAACGTTGGCGTCGTTTCCATTCGTGAAGCGCTCGATATTGCCAGGGAAGCCGATCTCGACTTGGTTGAAGTTGCACCGAACGCCGAACCGCCCGTCTGTCGTGTTCTTAATTACGGGAAATTCCTTTACGAAAAATCGAAAAAGGATCGTGAAGCGCGTAAGGCACAAACCAAGGTAGAAATCAAGGAAATTCGACTGCGCCCAAAGACATCCCCGCATCATCGCGGCTTTAAAGTGCGCAACGCAAGGCGCTGGTTGTCCGAAGGCAAGAAAGTGAGAGTCCGCATTCGATTTCGCGGCCGGGAAATCACCTACCCCGAAATCGCGATCGAAGACTTGAAGCAGATTGCCGAGGAGCTTTCCGATGTCAGCACGATCGAAATGATGCCCGACATGGAAGGCCGTACGATGCTGATGATGTTGGCGCCGCTGAAGAGCAAGTAA
- a CDS encoding 50S ribosomal protein L35 has product MGRKGKFKLKTHKATAKRFRQTSKGKIVRTVSGKGHLRRNTPKRTKRMFSKMVPVKSKKLSKRVRRLAPYLSKYKANPNARTGQSS; this is encoded by the coding sequence GTGGGACGGAAGGGTAAATTCAAACTCAAGACGCACAAGGCGACCGCCAAGCGGTTCCGCCAGACCAGCAAAGGGAAAATCGTTCGCACGGTCAGCGGTAAAGGCCATCTGCGCCGCAATACGCCAAAGCGGACCAAGCGCATGTTTTCCAAAATGGTGCCGGTCAAAAGCAAGAAACTCTCGAAACGGGTTCGTCGTTTGGCCCCGTATCTGAGTAAATACAAGGCCAACCCGAACGCTCGAACGGGACAATCATCGTAA
- the rplT gene encoding 50S ribosomal protein L20 — MTRVKGGIVTRRRHKKVLNLTQGMYGTRNNLFRRANEAMLKSLWYAYRDRRTRKRDLRRLWIARINAAARQNGTTYSRLIHDMKQREIRLNRKMLADLAVRDPNAFTSIVEAASK, encoded by the coding sequence ATGACCAGAGTTAAGGGCGGCATCGTCACACGCCGCCGGCACAAGAAAGTACTCAATCTCACCCAGGGGATGTACGGCACACGCAACAACCTATTTCGACGCGCAAACGAGGCAATGCTCAAGAGCCTGTGGTATGCCTATCGCGACCGTCGCACAAGGAAGCGCGATTTGCGCCGCCTCTGGATCGCACGCATCAATGCCGCCGCACGACAAAACGGCACGACCTACAGCCGTTTGATCCATGACATGAAGCAGCGCGAAATTCGCCTCAATCGAAAGATGCTCGCAGATTTGGCCGTGCGCGATCCCAATGCGTTTACATCGATCGTTGAAGCCGCGTCAAAATAA
- a CDS encoding macro domain-containing protein, with product MSDLVAEHEFPTGQTLSLFYGDLTEEKVDAIVNAANAHLLHAGGLAAAIVRRGGRSIQEESDGWVREHGPVSHARPALTGAGSLPCRYVVHAVGPRWGEGDEDAKLRTAVRAALSLADRRGFKNVALPAISTGIFGFPKARAADVILDAIADFCAEHPDASLKDIRIILIDAPTVRVFIAAFASRWPNSVVEP from the coding sequence ATGTCCGATTTGGTCGCCGAGCACGAATTTCCCACGGGCCAGACCCTGAGTCTTTTCTACGGAGACCTGACCGAGGAGAAGGTAGACGCCATTGTCAACGCTGCCAATGCTCACCTTCTCCACGCGGGTGGTTTGGCGGCCGCAATCGTTCGCAGAGGGGGAAGGAGTATCCAGGAAGAAAGCGATGGCTGGGTGCGAGAACATGGTCCTGTTTCCCACGCTCGGCCGGCGCTGACGGGAGCCGGATCGCTGCCCTGTCGATATGTAGTCCATGCCGTCGGACCCAGATGGGGGGAAGGCGACGAGGACGCCAAACTGCGAACCGCGGTCAGGGCTGCATTATCCCTGGCAGATCGACGGGGATTCAAGAATGTAGCATTGCCGGCCATCTCCACCGGCATATTCGGATTCCCGAAGGCGCGCGCTGCGGATGTGATCTTGGACGCCATTGCCGATTTCTGTGCCGAACATCCGGACGCGTCTTTGAAAGACATACGCATAATCCTGATCGACGCCCCCACTGTGCGCGTGTTTATCGCGGCATTCGCCTCACGTTGGCCGAACAGCGTCGTGGAGCCATGA
- a CDS encoding RNA methyltransferase: MITSINNPRVKLLRRLQNHRGIREKEGVFIIEGTRLISEAISAQAPIRAAFHTDHLDENGRGLIHNMQRLGAEIFAVSDEIMSACSDTVAPQGILAVLSIPERPIPRDVNLALILDRITDPGNLGTILRTALATGVDAVLLTEGTVDAYNPKVVRSAMGAHFHLPIVRSSVEELAQYMAGLQLYMADVRAQRSYLEVDWREPAGLIIGSEANGVQPAVEKIAAHRVRVPMPGKTESLNAAVTTAVILYEIIRQRGVR; this comes from the coding sequence ATGATCACTTCCATCAACAACCCGCGCGTGAAACTGCTGCGCCGGCTTCAAAATCACCGCGGGATCCGCGAAAAGGAAGGGGTTTTTATCATCGAAGGTACGCGTCTGATAAGCGAGGCAATTTCAGCGCAAGCGCCTATCCGGGCGGCGTTTCACACGGATCATCTCGACGAGAACGGGCGCGGTTTGATCCACAACATGCAGCGCCTGGGCGCGGAGATTTTCGCCGTCTCGGATGAAATCATGTCGGCCTGCTCGGATACCGTTGCACCGCAGGGAATCCTGGCCGTCCTGTCGATTCCGGAGCGTCCGATTCCCAGGGACGTCAACCTGGCATTGATACTCGATCGCATTACGGATCCGGGCAATCTGGGCACGATATTGCGCACGGCACTCGCAACTGGTGTGGATGCCGTACTGCTGACTGAAGGCACGGTCGATGCCTACAATCCGAAAGTGGTGCGAAGCGCCATGGGCGCTCATTTTCACCTGCCCATCGTGCGCTCATCCGTCGAAGAATTAGCGCAATATATGGCAGGCCTGCAGCTATACATGGCAGATGTCCGTGCGCAGCGTTCGTACCTCGAGGTGGATTGGCGGGAGCCGGCGGGATTGATCATCGGATCGGAAGCGAACGGGGTGCAGCCGGCTGTCGAAAAGATCGCCGCGCATCGAGTCCGCGTTCCCATGCCGGGTAAGACGGAATCGTTAAATGCGGCCGTTACGACGGCCGTCATTCTCTACGAAATCATACGTCAGCGAGGAGTAAGATGA
- a CDS encoding DUF711 family protein, whose translation MKIRALTGFLDPGYPVEPKRIETIAACLQTCKEMLQDSGYEVQTLRIAAPPPAEMEQPVPPGERANFARQLEAESFVNAIDYASIGPALPDELDGYAFIPNVLGATEIVFASGLFADPENGVSLPAARACARAIQETSLLTDDGFSNLRFAALANVAPGTPFFPAAYHRGGNMTVAIATEAADLAVESLKEARSLSHARRRLVGAIETHAASIQSIAQRAAVKHETQFLGIDFSMAPYPEEARSIGSALEALGIPTVGLSGTAAGVAFLADCLDRAQFVRTGFCGMFMPVLEDYVLAGSAAKKALSVNALLLYATLCGTGLDTIPLPGDVTAEAMTAVLLDIGAVSLRHNKPLTARLMPIPESQPGDEIHFDFPYFADSRVMNLAARPLEGLLAGPEVLYLGPHLS comes from the coding sequence ATGAAAATACGCGCCCTGACGGGCTTTTTGGATCCCGGCTATCCGGTCGAACCCAAACGGATCGAAACCATCGCAGCCTGCCTGCAGACCTGCAAAGAGATGCTGCAAGATTCTGGCTACGAGGTACAAACGCTGCGCATCGCCGCGCCTCCACCGGCAGAGATGGAACAGCCTGTTCCACCGGGTGAGCGCGCCAACTTTGCCCGCCAACTGGAAGCCGAGAGTTTTGTCAACGCCATCGATTATGCTTCGATCGGACCGGCGCTGCCGGATGAACTCGACGGCTACGCCTTCATCCCCAACGTGCTCGGTGCGACGGAAATCGTCTTCGCATCGGGTTTGTTTGCCGATCCTGAAAACGGCGTTTCCCTCCCCGCCGCGCGAGCGTGCGCGCGTGCCATACAGGAGACATCGCTGTTGACAGACGACGGTTTCTCGAATTTACGTTTTGCCGCCTTGGCCAACGTTGCGCCCGGGACTCCGTTCTTCCCGGCCGCGTACCATCGGGGTGGAAACATGACCGTCGCCATCGCCACCGAGGCGGCCGATCTGGCAGTGGAATCCTTAAAAGAAGCCCGTTCCTTGTCCCATGCCCGCCGGCGTCTTGTCGGCGCGATCGAAACGCACGCCGCCTCGATACAAAGTATCGCCCAGAGAGCGGCCGTTAAACACGAAACACAATTCCTGGGAATCGATTTTTCCATGGCGCCGTACCCCGAGGAGGCCCGCTCGATCGGGAGTGCACTCGAGGCTCTGGGCATTCCCACGGTTGGCTTGAGCGGCACGGCTGCAGGCGTGGCTTTTCTGGCCGACTGTCTGGACCGGGCGCAATTCGTTCGTACAGGCTTCTGCGGCATGTTCATGCCGGTGTTGGAGGATTATGTCCTGGCGGGGTCTGCGGCGAAAAAGGCGCTCAGCGTCAATGCCTTGCTGCTTTATGCCACGCTGTGCGGCACAGGATTGGACACCATACCGCTTCCGGGCGACGTTACGGCGGAAGCCATGACGGCCGTTTTGCTCGACATCGGGGCGGTCTCGTTGCGGCACAACAAGCCGCTCACGGCCCGGCTCATGCCCATTCCCGAAAGCCAGCCGGGCGACGAAATCCACTTCGACTTTCCCTACTTCGCCGACAGCCGGGTGATGAATCTGGCGGCCAGGCCGTTGGAGGGGTTGCTCGCCGGTCCGGAGGTGCTTTATCTGGGACCTCACCTTTCGTGA
- a CDS encoding UvrD-helicase domain-containing protein encodes MMKLLETLNSQQRQAVTADQGPVLVLAGPGSGKTRVLTHRIAYLVSHVGVSPGHIMAVTFTNKAAREMAKRVAQLLDESSSKRGAVQTGVSLGTFHSLCARMLRREADRLPFTRDYVIYDDADQQALIRNAFKELNIDPKQISPRKILSSISRAKNELIELEDFSADSYNAEVTRRVYERYQEQLRVNNALDFDDLLLFAVLLLRGNDDLRLHYQQRYQHILVDEFQDTNTAQYVLLRLLAGDRPDLFVVGDPDQSIYRWRGADYRNVNRFRKDYPDAQVILLEQNYRSTQTILDAAMAVIDRNPNRQPKRLFTDRGEGAKITLHEAYDENDEASYIVETIAGLTLLEDIEPGDCAVMYRTNAQSRVLEEAFLKAGLAYRLVGAQRFYGRREIKDVVAYLRLIHNPRDQVALLRVINVPPRGIGARTIETLLETAETQHLTPCEIILALADQTMPEAEAAFSGRTRQALSEFGRMLKGWLEQRDKLGIDALIDRVLQDTGYRDFIDDGTEEGDERWANVLELRAAAQEFAQMGLTTFLEHVALVSDQDTLTEGLNAPTLLTLHAAKGLEFPVVFIIGLDNGVLPHQRSFNDPEAMAEERRLFYVGITRAQDRLFLLRAFRRRQAGVSTLSDASPFLDDLPPDRLDGIHPNRHAWDQVSFQRQTRWEDAAPPRTQARYQAGMRVVHPRFGEGIVLSTEIEFDDEEVTIVFDDGETKHLVASLANLKILAE; translated from the coding sequence ATGATGAAACTCCTGGAAACATTAAACTCGCAACAGCGTCAAGCGGTCACTGCAGATCAGGGCCCGGTTCTTGTCCTGGCGGGGCCTGGCTCGGGGAAGACGCGCGTATTGACGCATCGCATCGCTTATCTCGTTAGCCACGTCGGTGTATCACCGGGCCACATCATGGCTGTGACTTTCACCAACAAGGCGGCGCGCGAAATGGCGAAGCGCGTGGCGCAGCTGCTCGATGAATCCAGCAGCAAACGCGGCGCCGTGCAAACGGGCGTCAGTCTGGGGACCTTCCATTCCCTGTGCGCTCGCATGCTGCGCCGCGAAGCGGACCGTTTGCCCTTCACGCGGGACTACGTGATTTACGATGACGCCGACCAGCAGGCTCTGATCCGCAACGCCTTCAAGGAACTAAACATCGATCCCAAGCAGATCTCCCCGCGAAAGATCCTCAGCAGCATCTCGCGGGCGAAGAACGAACTTATCGAGCTCGAAGATTTTTCGGCCGACAGTTACAATGCGGAGGTCACGCGGCGGGTCTATGAGCGTTATCAGGAACAGCTGCGCGTCAACAATGCACTCGATTTCGACGATTTACTGCTATTCGCCGTGCTGCTGCTGCGCGGAAACGATGACCTGCGCCTGCATTACCAGCAGCGCTACCAACACATTCTGGTCGACGAATTCCAGGATACGAACACCGCCCAGTATGTGCTCCTGCGCCTCCTCGCGGGAGACCGGCCGGACCTCTTCGTCGTCGGCGATCCCGACCAGTCCATCTACCGCTGGCGTGGTGCGGATTACCGCAACGTGAATCGTTTTCGCAAGGATTACCCCGATGCCCAAGTCATCCTGCTGGAGCAGAACTACCGCTCGACGCAGACCATACTCGACGCAGCGATGGCGGTCATCGATCGCAATCCCAATCGTCAGCCCAAGCGCCTTTTCACCGACCGGGGAGAGGGGGCGAAGATCACGCTGCATGAAGCGTATGATGAAAACGACGAGGCAAGCTACATCGTAGAAACCATCGCCGGTTTGACGTTGTTGGAAGATATCGAACCCGGGGATTGCGCTGTGATGTATCGCACGAACGCACAATCCCGGGTGCTGGAAGAGGCGTTTCTGAAGGCCGGGCTTGCCTACCGGCTCGTCGGCGCCCAGCGGTTCTACGGCCGGCGGGAAATCAAGGACGTCGTCGCCTATCTGCGTTTGATCCACAATCCGCGCGATCAGGTCGCGCTGCTGCGAGTGATCAACGTTCCGCCCCGCGGCATCGGGGCGAGGACCATCGAAACGTTGCTCGAAACGGCCGAGACTCAGCATCTTACCCCGTGTGAGATCATCTTGGCTTTGGCAGACCAGACCATGCCTGAGGCGGAAGCGGCTTTTTCGGGGCGTACGAGGCAGGCCCTGTCTGAATTCGGAAGAATGTTAAAGGGCTGGCTCGAGCAGCGCGATAAGCTGGGCATCGATGCCTTGATCGATCGAGTGTTGCAAGATACCGGATATCGGGACTTCATCGATGATGGCACGGAAGAGGGAGATGAGCGCTGGGCGAATGTCCTGGAGTTGCGTGCTGCAGCGCAGGAATTCGCACAAATGGGATTGACCACCTTCCTCGAACACGTTGCCCTGGTCTCGGATCAAGACACTCTGACGGAAGGGTTGAACGCCCCTACGCTGCTCACGCTGCACGCCGCCAAGGGACTCGAATTTCCCGTCGTGTTCATCATTGGACTGGACAATGGGGTGCTGCCCCACCAGCGATCCTTCAACGATCCGGAGGCGATGGCAGAGGAGCGCCGGCTCTTTTACGTAGGCATCACGCGAGCCCAGGATCGACTTTTTCTGCTGCGCGCCTTCCGACGTCGTCAGGCCGGCGTTTCCACGCTCAGCGATGCTTCGCCGTTTCTCGACGATCTCCCCCCCGATCGACTCGATGGGATTCACCCCAATCGACATGCCTGGGATCAAGTTTCTTTTCAACGCCAGACTCGTTGGGAAGATGCGGCACCGCCTCGGACTCAAGCGCGCTATCAGGCAGGCATGCGCGTCGTACACCCCCGATTTGGAGAAGGGATCGTTCTGTCCACGGAAATCGAATTCGATGACGAGGAGGTGACCATCGTTTTCGACGACGGTGAGACGAAGCACCTGGTCGCTTCGTTGGCCAATCTGAAAATCCTGGCGGAATGA
- the galE gene encoding UDP-glucose 4-epimerase GalE produces MNIFLTGGAGYIGSAAAQILLENGHQVTVYDSLVKGYRAAVPESARFVHADLADRDRLDTELSAENYDAVMHFAAFIEAGESMRFPGKFFYNNVSLSIDLIDACFKAGVRRFVLSSTAAVYASSDEPLLEDSAIGPVNAYGQTKLMIEQTLEWYRRIHGLHYSALRYFNAAGALPERGEAHQPESHLIPLVLQVALGQRKEAQIYGSDYPTPDGTAIRDYIHILDLIGAHILALDALQDHDRLIYNLGNGAGYSVREVIETARQVTSHPIPAVESPRRPGDAPRLVACADKIVRELGWKPQFTELEQIIASAWEWHRTHPQGYA; encoded by the coding sequence ATGAACATATTCCTCACGGGCGGCGCCGGCTACATCGGATCGGCTGCGGCTCAGATATTGCTGGAGAACGGCCATCAGGTCACGGTGTACGACTCGCTCGTAAAGGGATACCGCGCGGCGGTCCCTGAGAGCGCGCGTTTTGTCCACGCCGACCTGGCGGATCGGGATAGGCTGGACACCGAATTGTCGGCTGAAAATTACGACGCCGTGATGCATTTCGCCGCCTTCATCGAAGCCGGGGAAAGCATGCGATTTCCGGGAAAATTTTTCTACAACAACGTTTCGCTGTCGATCGATCTCATCGACGCCTGTTTCAAGGCCGGCGTGCGGCGTTTCGTGCTTTCCTCCACGGCCGCCGTTTACGCCTCCAGCGACGAACCGCTTTTGGAAGATTCCGCCATCGGACCGGTCAACGCCTATGGTCAGACCAAGCTGATGATCGAGCAGACACTGGAATGGTACCGCCGCATCCACGGCCTGCACTACAGTGCGCTGCGCTACTTCAACGCCGCCGGCGCGCTGCCCGAGCGAGGGGAGGCGCACCAGCCCGAATCCCATCTCATCCCGCTCGTGCTTCAAGTCGCACTCGGGCAGCGTAAAGAAGCCCAAATCTACGGCAGCGATTACCCCACACCGGACGGAACGGCGATCCGCGATTACATCCATATCCTGGACTTGATTGGCGCCCACATACTGGCGCTCGACGCACTTCAAGACCACGATCGTTTGATCTATAACCTGGGCAACGGCGCGGGATATTCGGTGCGGGAGGTGATCGAGACCGCTCGCCAGGTGACGAGTCATCCGATTCCAGCCGTGGAATCACCCCGCCGACCCGGTGATGCACCGCGCCTTGTGGCTTGTGCCGATAAGATCGTGCGCGAATTGGGATGGAAACCACAGTTCACCGAACTGGAGCAGATCATCGCCAGCGCCTGGGAGTGGCATCGAACGCATCCCCAGGGATACGCCTGA
- the icd gene encoding NADP-dependent isocitrate dehydrogenase codes for MTYELFKVPNDGAKISISNGVLDVPNNPILPFIEGDGPGPDIWRASVRVLDAAVEKAYGGERRIAWMEVFAGGKAYDQYGEWLPQETVKAFDEFLVGIKGPLTTPVGGGIRSLNVALRKALDLYVCLRPVRYFEGVPSPVKNPQFVDMVIFRENTEDIYTGIEFEQGSAENKAFKKLLKENFPEEYAKMRFPETSGIGLKPVSRQGSERLVRAAIRYALDNERRSVTLVHKGNIMKFTEGAFRSWGYALAEREFSDSVYTWSQWDRTKAEKGEEAANAEQKAALDAGRMLVKDAIADIAFQQTITRAREFDVIATMNLNGDYLSDALAAQVGGIGIAPGGNINYESGHAIFEATHGTAPKYANLDQVNPGSVILSGEMMLRYMGWNEAADCIVRGMQGAIAAKTVTYDFHRLMSGATKLKCSEFGSAVIEHMGN; via the coding sequence ATGACCTATGAGTTATTCAAAGTTCCCAATGATGGAGCGAAGATCTCCATATCCAATGGTGTACTCGATGTGCCCAATAATCCAATTCTGCCCTTCATTGAGGGCGACGGACCCGGCCCGGATATCTGGCGCGCCTCGGTGCGTGTCCTGGACGCCGCTGTGGAAAAGGCTTACGGCGGTGAGCGCCGCATCGCCTGGATGGAAGTCTTCGCCGGCGGAAAAGCCTACGATCAATACGGCGAATGGCTTCCACAGGAGACGGTGAAAGCTTTCGACGAATTTCTCGTGGGGATCAAAGGCCCGTTGACTACGCCCGTCGGCGGCGGCATTCGCTCGCTCAACGTGGCGCTGCGCAAGGCCCTCGATCTCTACGTATGCCTGCGTCCGGTGCGGTATTTCGAAGGAGTCCCCTCACCGGTCAAGAACCCACAGTTCGTCGACATGGTCATCTTCCGCGAGAACACGGAGGACATCTACACCGGAATCGAATTCGAACAGGGCAGCGCAGAAAATAAAGCGTTCAAAAAACTGCTCAAGGAAAACTTTCCCGAGGAGTACGCCAAGATGCGTTTCCCGGAAACCTCCGGCATCGGTCTGAAACCCGTTTCCAGGCAGGGCAGCGAGCGGCTGGTCCGCGCGGCCATCCGTTATGCGCTGGACAACGAACGACGTTCGGTGACCCTGGTGCACAAGGGTAATATCATGAAGTTCACGGAAGGGGCGTTCCGCAGTTGGGGATACGCACTGGCGGAGCGGGAATTCAGCGACAGCGTGTATACCTGGTCGCAGTGGGATCGCACCAAAGCGGAAAAGGGGGAAGAGGCAGCAAACGCGGAACAGAAGGCGGCCCTGGACGCGGGACGTATGCTCGTCAAGGACGCCATCGCCGACATTGCCTTTCAGCAAACCATCACCCGCGCGCGTGAATTCGACGTGATCGCAACGATGAACCTCAACGGCGACTACCTTTCAGATGCCCTTGCGGCGCAGGTCGGTGGAATCGGCATCGCCCCGGGCGGCAATATCAACTACGAAAGCGGCCACGCGATCTTCGAGGCCACCCACGGTACTGCCCCGAAATATGCAAACCTGGACCAGGTCAATCCGGGGTCGGTGATCCTCAGCGGCGAAATGATGCTGCGTTATATGGGTTGGAACGAAGCTGCGGACTGTATCGTGCGCGGCATGCAAGGCGCTATCGCGGCCAAGACCGTGACCTACGATTTCCATCGTCTCATGTCGGGTGCGACGAAGTTGAAGTGCTCCGAATTCGGCAGTGCGGTGATCGAGCACATGGGGAATTAA
- the nth gene encoding endonuclease III — MESIKARALEVCQRLLDAYGQPEWRNPLPALDELVSTILSQNTNDVNRDRAFASLQAAFPTWEAVRDADPDLVIAAIRTAGLANQKGPRIQRVLQQITQERGELDLEFLRDWPADEVFNWLTRFKGVGPKTASIVMLFSLDKPAFPVDTHVYRVTGRLGIRAEGTSEAKAHRTLAKIFPEDQYYAVHLNLIRHGREVCHARNPECERCVLKDICVYYLQLVAK; from the coding sequence ATGGAGTCGATCAAAGCGCGCGCGTTGGAGGTATGCCAACGTCTCCTGGATGCGTACGGCCAGCCCGAATGGCGCAATCCATTGCCAGCTTTGGACGAATTGGTTTCCACGATCCTTTCCCAGAACACAAACGATGTCAATCGCGACCGTGCTTTCGCATCGCTACAGGCTGCTTTTCCCACTTGGGAAGCGGTGCGGGATGCCGATCCCGATTTGGTGATTGCAGCCATTCGCACTGCAGGGCTGGCGAATCAGAAAGGCCCCCGCATTCAACGCGTGCTGCAGCAGATCACGCAGGAACGCGGCGAACTCGATCTCGAATTCCTGCGTGATTGGCCTGCCGATGAGGTTTTTAATTGGCTGACCCGCTTCAAAGGCGTGGGTCCAAAAACGGCATCGATCGTGATGCTCTTTTCGTTGGACAAACCTGCCTTTCCGGTGGACACACACGTGTATCGGGTCACCGGAAGGCTCGGCATTCGAGCAGAAGGAACGAGCGAAGCAAAAGCGCACCGGACCCTGGCGAAAATTTTCCCGGAGGACCAGTACTACGCTGTGCACCTTAATCTGATCCGGCACGGCAGAGAGGTGTGTCACGCGAGAAATCCGGAATGCGAGCGCTGCGTCTTGAAGGACATCTGTGTGTACTATCTTCAACTCGTCGCGAAGTGA